In a genomic window of Dyadobacter fermentans DSM 18053:
- a CDS encoding YciE/YciF ferroxidase family protein, whose translation MKATKSKKASKQITETDSAKLKELFVDGLKDIYWAEKNLAKALTKLAKNATSEELKAAFEQHTTETEEHAKVVEQVFEMIGEKAQAKKCAAMEGLIEEANEIIESTDKGTMVRDCGLIMAAQKVEHYEIASYGTLRNIARTLGHNEVADLLQQTLDQEGETDHKLTELAEAYVNEEASVE comes from the coding sequence ATGAAAGCGACTAAAAGCAAAAAGGCAAGTAAACAGATCACCGAAACGGACAGCGCAAAATTGAAAGAGCTCTTTGTAGATGGACTGAAAGACATTTACTGGGCAGAAAAGAATCTTGCAAAAGCATTAACCAAACTTGCCAAAAATGCCACTTCGGAAGAACTGAAAGCAGCTTTCGAACAACATACCACGGAAACCGAAGAACACGCGAAGGTAGTGGAACAGGTTTTTGAAATGATCGGTGAGAAAGCGCAGGCCAAAAAATGCGCAGCTATGGAAGGCCTGATCGAAGAAGCGAACGAAATCATCGAAAGCACCGATAAAGGCACCATGGTACGCGACTGCGGACTTATTATGGCCGCTCAGAAAGTGGAGCATTACGAAATCGCGTCGTACGGCACGCTGCGCAACATCGCGCGCACGCTGGGACACAATGAGGTGGCTGATTTGCTGCAACAAACGCTTGACCAGGAAGGGGAAACCGACCACAAGCTGACGGAACTGGCAGAGGCCTATGTGAATGAGGAAGCAAGCGTTGAGTAG
- a CDS encoding LEA type 2 family protein, with the protein MKQRKPFKLIIILLILAGIGLGVWYFFKKSDRNPVSGLKPRVEMSVGRISDITDSTLKMELKTLVHNPLPVGMRLKALHYMVQMNGRTVVEDRYGEPLEVKAADSSVLTLPAKVKIRNLRMEGDEEAAKGEDSADYHFQTVLHFEKAFLGKDSLVLEMDKRLPLYRLPMMKMAGYDFKKLGLKESDIVVKVEVTNLNPFSLEFQNPTYAMDLGKQKRFAEGAVTGITKVKSKSKDVYEIPLSVSLGKVIKAGAQMIGQGKELPFTFYFKSKIKSESDVLDNSDINLVMNGELKDIETFQQNLQRK; encoded by the coding sequence ATGAAACAACGCAAGCCCTTTAAACTGATCATCATTCTTCTGATACTCGCGGGTATTGGACTCGGCGTATGGTATTTTTTCAAAAAAAGCGACCGTAACCCCGTCTCGGGACTGAAACCGCGTGTGGAAATGAGCGTCGGGCGCATCAGCGACATTACCGATAGTACACTGAAAATGGAGCTCAAAACGCTCGTACATAACCCGCTGCCGGTGGGAATGCGTTTGAAAGCCCTTCATTATATGGTTCAAATGAATGGCCGGACGGTGGTAGAGGACCGCTATGGCGAGCCGCTGGAAGTGAAAGCGGCCGATAGCTCGGTGCTCACGCTGCCCGCAAAAGTGAAGATCCGCAACCTGCGGATGGAAGGCGACGAGGAAGCGGCCAAAGGCGAGGACAGCGCCGATTACCATTTTCAAACCGTGCTGCATTTCGAGAAAGCGTTCCTGGGCAAAGATTCGCTCGTGCTCGAAATGGACAAGCGCCTGCCGCTTTACCGGCTTCCGATGATGAAAATGGCGGGTTATGATTTCAAAAAGCTGGGCTTGAAAGAGTCGGACATTGTCGTGAAAGTGGAAGTGACGAATCTGAACCCCTTTTCGCTGGAATTTCAGAACCCGACTTACGCAATGGACCTGGGCAAACAGAAACGCTTCGCGGAAGGGGCCGTGACGGGCATTACGAAAGTCAAATCGAAGAGCAAGGACGTTTACGAAATTCCGCTTTCGGTGAGTTTGGGTAAAGTCATCAAAGCAGGCGCACAGATGATCGGGCAGGGAAAAGAGCTTCCCTTTACATTTTATTTCAAAAGTAAAATCAAATCTGAGAGCGATGTTTTGGACAACAGCGACATTAACCTCGTGATGAACGGCGAGCTGAAAGACATCGAAACATTCCAGCAGAATTTACAGCGGAAATAA
- a CDS encoding glycoside hydrolase family 127 protein — protein MTKSLPIFILVFFAQFAFAQRGGIKPVPLKNVKTTQGFWHDRVDLARAVTVPHALHQCEESGRLDNFAVAGGLKKGVFKGARFDDSDVFKVVEGASYVLQNQYDPKLDKYLDSLITLFAAAQEPDGYLYTIRTINKDTTGSYDWIAGPYRYSFENGSHELYNVGHLYEAAVAHYEATGKKNLLNVAIKNADHLVKTIGPKPGQMVVVPGHEETELALIRLYRVTGKKEYLDLSKFFIDMRGRSDKRTLFLDEHKLGPAYFQDQVPFVRQREAVGHAVRAQYLYTSVADLLTLRPDPKDEAAVDAIWNDATHRKQYVTGGMGAREDGEAFDKPYILPNDNAYAETCAAIANMLWNHKMYLRTGEAKYMDVFERVLYNGFLGGMGVKGNTFFYVNPMSSNGKNDFNKGSGAVRHEWFGTACCPTNVSRFLPSMPGYMYATQGNALVVNLFGDTKANITLPATAVQISQQTQYPWQGNIRIQVDPEKSGAFPLHIRIPGWATGQAIPGDLYSYEDKLAKPVTVQINGKKADAAIENGYLKLNRTWKKGDVVELVLDMPVRRVISNEKLTANKGKVAIERGPVLYCAEGHDNGGKALSIRMSGTQEFTPAYQKEMLGGINVLKSKEQNITLIPYYAWANRGANEMQIWFDRQ, from the coding sequence ATGACCAAATCGCTTCCTATATTCATCCTTGTTTTTTTCGCTCAATTCGCATTCGCCCAAAGGGGCGGCATCAAGCCCGTACCGCTCAAAAACGTGAAAACCACGCAGGGTTTCTGGCACGACCGCGTAGACCTCGCCCGCGCCGTGACCGTCCCTCATGCATTGCATCAATGCGAGGAATCGGGGCGGCTGGACAACTTCGCCGTCGCAGGCGGTTTGAAAAAAGGGGTATTCAAAGGTGCACGATTTGACGATTCCGACGTGTTCAAAGTCGTGGAAGGCGCTTCTTATGTACTTCAAAATCAATATGATCCTAAACTTGACAAATACCTTGACTCGCTGATCACGCTATTCGCGGCTGCGCAGGAACCGGACGGCTATCTTTACACGATCCGCACCATTAACAAGGACACCACGGGCTCCTACGACTGGATCGCGGGTCCCTATCGCTATTCATTCGAGAACGGCAGCCACGAATTATACAACGTGGGCCACTTGTACGAAGCCGCCGTGGCGCATTATGAAGCAACGGGCAAGAAAAACCTGCTGAATGTGGCAATCAAAAATGCCGACCATCTTGTGAAAACCATTGGCCCGAAACCGGGACAAATGGTGGTCGTTCCCGGCCATGAGGAAACTGAGCTCGCATTGATCCGCCTCTACCGCGTGACCGGCAAAAAAGAATACCTCGATCTTTCCAAGTTCTTCATCGACATGCGCGGCCGGTCCGACAAGCGCACGCTCTTCCTCGACGAACACAAACTCGGCCCGGCCTATTTCCAGGACCAGGTGCCTTTCGTACGTCAGCGCGAAGCCGTAGGGCATGCCGTGCGTGCGCAATACCTGTACACGAGCGTAGCCGACCTGCTCACGCTCCGCCCCGATCCGAAAGACGAGGCCGCCGTGGATGCGATCTGGAATGATGCGACGCACCGCAAACAGTACGTAACCGGCGGAATGGGCGCCCGGGAAGACGGCGAGGCGTTCGACAAACCTTATATACTGCCCAACGACAATGCCTACGCCGAAACCTGCGCGGCCATTGCCAATATGCTCTGGAACCACAAAATGTACCTGCGCACCGGCGAGGCGAAGTATATGGATGTGTTCGAACGGGTGCTTTACAACGGCTTCCTGGGCGGTATGGGCGTGAAAGGGAATACGTTCTTTTATGTAAACCCGATGTCGTCCAACGGCAAGAATGATTTCAACAAAGGCTCCGGTGCTGTGCGGCACGAGTGGTTCGGGACGGCGTGCTGCCCTACGAACGTGTCCCGGTTTTTGCCTTCAATGCCGGGCTATATGTATGCAACGCAAGGCAATGCACTCGTTGTCAACCTTTTTGGAGACACCAAAGCAAACATTACCTTACCTGCCACGGCCGTTCAGATCTCCCAGCAGACGCAATATCCATGGCAGGGAAATATCCGCATTCAGGTTGATCCCGAAAAAAGCGGCGCATTTCCGCTGCACATCCGCATTCCCGGCTGGGCCACGGGCCAGGCTATTCCCGGAGATTTGTACAGCTACGAAGACAAGCTAGCCAAACCGGTAACCGTGCAGATCAATGGCAAGAAGGCCGACGCTGCCATCGAAAACGGTTACCTCAAACTCAACCGCACCTGGAAAAAGGGCGATGTGGTGGAGCTGGTGCTGGATATGCCCGTGCGCAGGGTCATTTCAAATGAAAAACTGACGGCCAACAAAGGCAAAGTAGCCATAGAACGCGGGCCGGTGCTGTATTGCGCCGAAGGTCACGACAATGGCGGAAAGGCGCTCTCGATCAGAATGTCCGGAACACAGGAATTTACCCCCGCTTACCAAAAGGAAATGCTGGGCGGCATTAACGTCCTGAAATCCAAGGAGCAGAACATTACCCTAATCCCGTACTACGCCTGGGCCAACCGCGGTGCCAATGAAATGCAGATCTGGTTCGACAGGCAGTAA
- a CDS encoding sigma-54-dependent transcriptional regulator: MLLSEAKILIIDDDVDVLSAAKLLLKRHAKAVDIEKNPQKLPFLVTNGDYNLILLDMNFTRDVNSGREGFHWLDRILDINPAAKVIMITAYGDIEMAIRAIKAGAIDFVLKPWENDKLLATIATALEGGKDKVAPVAEEKTKDDPKKNSKAAADTIVATSDSMRQVLLTAERVASTDANVLILGENGTGKTQLARHVHQHSKRADKPFVAVDLGAISETLFESELFGHVKGAFTDAKEDRAGRFEEAKGGTIFLDEIGNLTLPLQAKLLTVIQERKVTRVGSNKPIALDVRLICATNMNIEKMVTDKTFRQDLLYRINTIELELPPLRDRPEDISALADYYLKQYAKKYNRPVNDISNALVKKMQQYNWPGNIRELQHAVERAVILSQEKTLQPDDLFLKSSAGQPATATGFDLEDMEKTMIIKALKRFNGNITDAARELGLSRAALYRRMEKYGL; the protein is encoded by the coding sequence ATGCTACTATCAGAAGCCAAGATCCTCATTATCGACGACGATGTTGACGTACTCAGTGCAGCCAAACTTTTGCTGAAACGCCACGCCAAGGCCGTCGACATTGAAAAGAACCCCCAAAAACTGCCATTTCTCGTCACCAACGGCGATTACAACCTGATCCTGCTCGACATGAACTTCACCCGCGATGTGAACAGCGGACGTGAGGGGTTCCATTGGCTCGACCGCATTCTGGACATCAATCCAGCCGCGAAAGTGATCATGATCACCGCATATGGTGATATCGAAATGGCAATCCGGGCCATTAAGGCCGGAGCGATCGATTTTGTGCTGAAACCATGGGAAAATGACAAGCTCCTCGCGACGATCGCGACGGCGCTGGAAGGCGGCAAGGACAAAGTGGCGCCCGTAGCGGAAGAAAAAACCAAGGACGACCCCAAAAAGAACAGCAAAGCCGCGGCCGACACCATTGTAGCCACCAGCGACAGCATGCGCCAGGTGCTCCTCACGGCGGAACGTGTAGCCTCCACCGACGCCAATGTGCTCATCCTTGGCGAAAACGGTACCGGCAAAACGCAGCTCGCCAGGCACGTGCACCAGCATTCCAAACGCGCCGACAAGCCATTCGTGGCCGTGGACCTCGGGGCGATCAGCGAAACGCTCTTCGAAAGCGAGCTCTTCGGACACGTGAAAGGCGCCTTTACCGACGCCAAGGAAGACCGCGCCGGGCGTTTTGAAGAAGCCAAAGGCGGCACGATTTTCCTCGACGAGATCGGCAACCTCACCTTACCTTTGCAGGCCAAGCTGCTCACCGTCATTCAGGAACGCAAAGTGACCCGCGTGGGCTCCAACAAGCCCATCGCGCTGGACGTGCGCCTCATTTGCGCGACCAACATGAACATCGAAAAAATGGTGACAGACAAAACCTTCCGTCAGGATTTGCTCTACCGGATCAATACCATCGAGCTGGAACTGCCTCCGCTGCGCGACCGGCCCGAGGATATTAGCGCTCTCGCCGATTATTATCTCAAACAATACGCCAAAAAATACAACCGGCCCGTTAACGACATCAGCAACGCATTGGTGAAGAAAATGCAGCAGTACAACTGGCCGGGCAATATCCGCGAACTGCAACATGCCGTGGAACGCGCCGTGATCCTTTCCCAGGAAAAAACTTTGCAACCTGATGACCTTTTCCTCAAAAGTTCGGCCGGGCAGCCTGCCACCGCCACCGGCTTCGACCTGGAAGACATGGAAAAAACGATGATCATCAAAGCATTGAAACGCTTCAACGGAAACATCACCGATGCGGCCCGCGAGCTGGGTCTCAGCCGCGCAGCGCTTTACCGACGTATGGAGAAATACGGTTTGTAA
- a CDS encoding efflux RND transporter periplasmic adaptor subunit, protein MDRVKPKKFWNTKRISMIGGGVLLAAFLVYQFFFADTRSKLNVEQDKLTISEVRQGKFDEFIVVTGVVQPLKTIQLDAIVGGYVTEKLIEGGNMVKQGDVLLRLENQNLKLSFLQSETEASRLVNDLQNTRQNLKVARFTLQKTLSDLDFQLDQAKDAHDRNVKLFKDKVIPEADYLKTKRDYEKLVRQREIEIESQKYQEENAKMQITQLEGTLASTQKNVGLWRQTLDNLVVKAPVSGLLSSMNVEVGSNINQGQNIGQIDDLNGFKMRVSVDEHYISRIFVGLQGSMEFNGKDYGLKIIKIYPEVLSGRFEVDMQFDKGAPELIKRGQSAPIRLQLGQPSQATLLPVGGFFSETGGNWVYVVGDDGKRASKRNITLGRKNPEYFEVLEGLKPGEKVITSSYENFGDNEVLEF, encoded by the coding sequence ATGGACCGAGTTAAACCCAAGAAATTCTGGAATACCAAACGCATCAGCATGATCGGTGGCGGTGTTTTGCTGGCCGCTTTCCTGGTCTATCAGTTCTTTTTTGCCGATACGAGAAGCAAACTGAACGTGGAGCAGGACAAACTGACCATTTCGGAAGTGAGACAAGGTAAATTCGACGAATTCATCGTCGTGACCGGCGTAGTGCAACCCCTGAAAACGATCCAGCTCGACGCGATCGTGGGTGGCTATGTGACGGAAAAACTCATCGAAGGCGGCAACATGGTGAAACAGGGCGACGTGCTCCTGCGGTTGGAAAACCAGAACCTGAAATTGAGCTTTCTCCAATCGGAAACCGAGGCCAGCCGCCTGGTAAACGATCTTCAAAATACACGTCAGAACCTGAAAGTGGCGCGTTTTACACTCCAAAAGACATTGAGCGACCTGGATTTCCAGCTAGACCAGGCCAAAGACGCACATGACCGCAACGTAAAACTTTTCAAGGACAAGGTCATTCCCGAAGCCGATTATCTGAAAACGAAGCGCGATTACGAAAAACTGGTAAGACAGCGTGAAATCGAGATCGAATCGCAGAAATACCAGGAAGAAAATGCTAAAATGCAGATTACACAACTGGAAGGCACATTGGCCAGCACGCAGAAAAACGTGGGACTCTGGCGCCAGACGCTCGACAACCTGGTGGTGAAAGCGCCGGTATCCGGCCTGTTGTCATCCATGAATGTGGAAGTAGGATCGAATATCAACCAAGGGCAGAATATCGGGCAGATCGACGATTTGAACGGTTTCAAAATGCGCGTCAGCGTGGATGAGCATTATATTTCACGGATTTTTGTGGGTCTGCAAGGCTCGATGGAGTTCAATGGAAAGGATTACGGCCTGAAAATCATCAAAATTTATCCTGAGGTGCTCAGCGGCCGGTTTGAAGTGGATATGCAGTTCGATAAGGGCGCGCCGGAGCTGATCAAACGCGGGCAGTCTGCCCCGATCCGCCTGCAACTCGGTCAGCCTTCGCAGGCGACGTTGCTGCCGGTGGGTGGTTTCTTCTCCGAAACGGGTGGAAACTGGGTGTACGTGGTGGGTGACGATGGCAAGCGCGCCTCGAAACGCAACATTACCCTCGGTCGCAAAAACCCTGAATATTTCGAAGTCCTCGAAGGCTTGAAGCCTGGCGAGAAGGTGATTACCAGCTCGTATGAGAACTTTGGAGACAATGAAGTGTTGGAATTTTAG
- a CDS encoding ABC transporter ATP-binding protein has translation MIKINNMHKVFSTEEVETTALNGIDLEIKDGEFVAIMGPSGCGKSTLLNILGLLDNPSEGSYEFYGTEVAKMSERQRAQIRKGNIGFVFQSFNLIDELTVYENVELPLLYLKTPPAERKEKVEAALTRMNMMHRRNHFPQQLSGGQQQRTAIARAVVATPKTILADEPTGNLDSKNGEEVMNLLSQLNAAGTTILMVTHSPYDAGFAHRVVNLFDGKIVTEKIHV, from the coding sequence ATGATTAAAATTAACAACATGCACAAGGTGTTTTCTACCGAAGAAGTAGAAACAACTGCCCTCAACGGGATTGACCTGGAAATTAAGGATGGCGAGTTTGTGGCCATCATGGGACCTTCCGGTTGCGGGAAATCGACGCTGCTGAATATTCTCGGACTGCTCGATAACCCCAGCGAAGGTTCTTACGAATTCTACGGAACGGAGGTCGCCAAAATGTCCGAACGCCAGCGGGCACAGATCCGCAAGGGCAATATCGGCTTCGTTTTCCAGAGCTTCAACCTGATCGATGAGCTGACGGTTTATGAAAACGTGGAGCTGCCGCTGCTTTACCTCAAAACGCCCCCGGCAGAAAGAAAGGAAAAGGTGGAGGCCGCGCTCACCCGCATGAATATGATGCACCGCCGCAACCACTTCCCGCAACAGCTATCGGGTGGTCAGCAACAGCGTACCGCCATTGCCCGCGCCGTGGTAGCAACCCCGAAAACAATCCTGGCCGATGAGCCGACCGGTAACCTCGACTCTAAAAACGGCGAGGAAGTAATGAACCTGCTCAGCCAGCTGAATGCAGCCGGAACGACGATCCTCATGGTAACGCACTCGCCTTACGACGCCGGCTTTGCACACCGCGTGGTGAACCTGTTCGATGGCAAGATCGTGACCGAGAAAATACATGTTTAG
- a CDS encoding ABC transporter permease gives MLKNYLKIAWRNLRKHKFYSFLNIFGLSLGLASCLLITLYVVDELSYDRSFAHAERIYRVNADIRFGGADMSLAVAPDPLAFTLKKDYPQIEQVVRLRENGSQLVRRADATENLKEDRVFFADSTFFEVFSLPMLQGDRHSALRNPNSVVISETDARKYFGETNPMGKALMIDNNTTYTVTGVMQDIPAQSHMRDVHMLLSMSSTDESRMNAWGSHNFNTYILFREGINAKDFEKNFETILQKYTSKWIQSFLGSSLEDVRKSGNYLVYTLMPLTNIHLHSDRTAEVNANGNIQYVYIFAVVAIFLLAIACVNFMNLATARSANRAKEVGVRKALGSERSALVSQFLTESVLLSFFSLTLAIVMAYLALPLFNNLASKQITFPIANMWFWLILVLTAGVVGVLAGSYPAFFLSAFQPLKVLKNTIHLEGRGSGYLRNALVVFQFVISVMLIVGTGVIYRQLDYIQTKKLGFNKDQMLIVNDAYALNNQVKAFKEQVMRLPNVASATVTSFLPTPSSRTDHTFFPVGQMQQDKGINMQKWAVDYDFVKTMQLQMAGGRAFDEAFPSDSTGIVINEAAAKVLGYKDPVGKKIFGYEDAALTKRVDYTIIGVVKNFHFESLRKNIGALSLILYKSSGSVVFRMKGGDAPQTVAQVEALWKQMAPGQPFNYRFMDQDFDNVYRSEQRVGQIFITFAAISIMIGCLGLFGLSAFTAERRTKEIGVRKVLGASVVNIVALLSKEFIKLIIIAILIGSPIAWFGMNHWLSDFAYHVDLAWWMFAAAGLLAVVIALLTVSFQSVKAALMNPVRSLKSE, from the coding sequence ATGCTTAAAAACTATCTGAAAATTGCCTGGCGGAATCTGCGTAAACACAAGTTTTACTCGTTTCTGAACATATTCGGTTTGTCGCTCGGGCTGGCGAGCTGCCTGCTCATCACGCTTTATGTGGTGGATGAGCTCAGCTACGACCGCTCGTTCGCGCATGCCGAACGTATTTACCGGGTTAATGCAGATATCCGCTTCGGCGGTGCCGATATGTCGCTTGCCGTAGCGCCCGACCCGCTGGCATTTACATTAAAAAAAGACTATCCGCAGATTGAGCAGGTGGTGAGGCTGCGTGAAAACGGCAGCCAGCTCGTCCGCAGAGCGGATGCGACTGAAAACCTTAAAGAAGATCGCGTATTCTTTGCGGATTCGACGTTTTTCGAGGTGTTTTCCCTGCCAATGCTGCAAGGCGATCGCCATTCAGCGCTCCGCAATCCTAACAGCGTCGTAATTTCCGAAACGGATGCCCGCAAATATTTCGGCGAAACAAACCCGATGGGCAAGGCGCTGATGATTGATAACAACACGACGTATACTGTCACCGGCGTCATGCAGGATATTCCTGCGCAGTCGCATATGCGCGATGTGCATATGTTGCTGTCGATGAGCTCAACCGACGAAAGCCGGATGAACGCCTGGGGTAGCCATAACTTCAATACGTATATTCTTTTCCGCGAGGGGATTAATGCCAAAGATTTTGAGAAGAACTTCGAAACGATATTGCAGAAATACACTTCGAAATGGATTCAAAGCTTCCTGGGCTCTTCGCTGGAAGATGTGCGAAAGTCGGGTAATTACCTGGTCTACACCTTAATGCCGCTCACGAACATTCACCTGCATTCCGATCGCACGGCGGAGGTCAATGCGAATGGCAACATTCAATATGTGTACATTTTTGCGGTGGTAGCGATCTTCCTGCTGGCGATCGCGTGTGTGAATTTCATGAACCTCGCCACCGCACGCTCGGCCAACCGGGCCAAAGAGGTGGGCGTACGCAAAGCATTGGGCTCGGAGCGTTCAGCGCTGGTGAGCCAGTTCCTGACGGAGTCGGTGCTGCTGAGCTTTTTTTCATTGACACTCGCCATTGTGATGGCTTACCTGGCCTTGCCGCTGTTCAACAACCTCGCGAGCAAGCAAATCACCTTTCCGATCGCCAATATGTGGTTTTGGTTGATTTTAGTGCTCACCGCGGGCGTCGTGGGCGTGCTTGCGGGAAGTTACCCGGCGTTTTTCCTGTCTGCCTTTCAGCCACTGAAAGTTTTGAAAAACACCATTCACCTGGAAGGAAGGGGCAGCGGATACCTTCGTAATGCGCTGGTGGTGTTCCAATTTGTGATCTCGGTGATGCTCATCGTCGGCACGGGCGTCATTTACCGCCAGCTGGACTACATTCAAACCAAAAAGCTTGGGTTTAACAAAGATCAAATGCTGATTGTGAACGATGCGTATGCATTGAACAACCAGGTAAAGGCATTCAAAGAACAGGTGATGCGGCTTCCGAATGTGGCAAGCGCAACGGTTACGAGCTTCTTGCCGACACCATCTTCACGCACGGACCATACATTCTTTCCTGTCGGCCAGATGCAGCAGGATAAGGGCATTAATATGCAGAAATGGGCCGTGGACTACGATTTTGTGAAAACAATGCAGCTTCAAATGGCCGGCGGACGCGCATTCGACGAAGCATTTCCTTCCGACTCGACGGGCATTGTGATCAACGAAGCGGCGGCGAAGGTGCTCGGCTACAAGGACCCGGTCGGGAAGAAAATATTCGGTTACGAGGACGCCGCATTGACGAAGCGCGTCGATTATACGATCATCGGGGTGGTGAAAAACTTCCATTTCGAATCCCTTCGAAAAAACATCGGCGCATTAAGCCTGATCCTATACAAAAGCTCGGGTTCGGTGGTGTTCCGCATGAAAGGCGGCGACGCTCCGCAAACGGTGGCGCAGGTGGAAGCTCTTTGGAAGCAAATGGCGCCGGGTCAGCCATTCAACTACCGGTTTATGGACCAGGATTTTGACAATGTTTATCGCAGCGAGCAGCGGGTAGGGCAGATATTCATCACTTTTGCCGCCATTTCGATCATGATCGGCTGTCTGGGCTTGTTCGGGTTGTCTGCATTCACGGCGGAGCGCCGCACGAAGGAAATCGGCGTACGGAAAGTGCTGGGCGCGAGTGTTGTGAATATCGTGGCGCTGCTATCTAAAGAATTTATCAAACTGATCATCATTGCGATCCTGATCGGCAGTCCTATCGCATGGTTCGGCATGAACCACTGGCTAAGCGACTTCGCCTACCACGTCGATCTGGCCTGGTGGATGTTCGCCGCCGCCGGTCTGCTGGCAGTCGTCATTGCATTGCTCACGGTCAGTTTCCAGAGCGTAAAAGCTGCGCTGATGAACCCGGTGCGGTCATTGAAGTCGGAGTAA
- a CDS encoding PIN domain-containing protein, with the protein MKQTITTDKIAVDTNILVYLHEDTATYKSEISQKIVRGVPILSSQVISEYINVLHRLLRAPKTDLINHCLIVTECCTVIGMDHQTVLKARELVIRYDFQVFDSIIVASALQVGCNILYSEDFQHCMVVENQLTIINPYLDFQ; encoded by the coding sequence ATGAAGCAAACAATTACGACTGACAAAATTGCTGTCGATACCAATATTCTTGTTTATCTCCATGAGGACACCGCAACTTATAAGAGTGAGATTTCTCAAAAGATAGTCCGGGGTGTACCAATTTTATCGAGTCAGGTAATCTCTGAATATATTAATGTATTACACCGATTGCTTCGTGCTCCCAAAACTGACCTTATCAATCATTGCCTGATCGTTACCGAATGCTGCACAGTGATTGGAATGGATCATCAAACAGTTCTTAAAGCAAGGGAACTAGTCATCAGGTATGACTTCCAGGTTTTTGACAGCATTATAGTTGCATCGGCACTACAAGTCGGATGTAATATCCTTTACTCAGAAGATTTTCAACATTGCATGGTCGTCGAAAATCAGCTAACCATCATTAACCCATATTTAGACTTCCAATAA